The DNA window ATCCCGATTTATCCGATCCCCCCAAAGAAACCATCATCTGCAAGAGAGGAGACGGCGGCGTACATATCGAAAGCGTCCCCATTCCCGAGTGAGGGGCGGTGAGGATAGGAATTCATTTCAAATCCGTATGAATTCGCTGATAAGTATATCCCCGCCATGAAGAAGGAAAATAGATCATGACTGCAAATAGAAAAGAAATCGAGAACGAGGCTATGAAGTTGAGTTTAAATGAGCGAGCCGCGCTTGCCGAAAAATTCCTATTGAGCCTCAATGCGCCTTCCGAAATCGAAAATTTGCAATTGTGGGTGAATGAAGCCGAATGTCGGCTGAAGGAATTACGCGATGAGGCTGCGAAAGCTGTTCCCGCCGAGGAAGTATTCCGCCGTGCTATTGCCGCTATATCATGAGAATAATTGCGTTCCACTCTGAGGCGGAGAGAGAAATCGTTGAGGCGGCTCAGTACTACGAAACAAGGTGAATTCAGGGGAAGGATGCGGAGGGGTAAAGAGTTTTCGCTACTGATAGCGAGCGTTAAGATGCAATAAAATATCCCCAATAACGAATTCGAATCGTTGCTATGGGAGGACGGTATGAAGGCGATTGAAATGGAAACCGTTATCGATCTCGATGGCAAGTTGCCTGATGCTTTTCACGAGGCGTTTGGACGAAAAGCCCGGGTCATTGTTCTTTTTCAGGAAGAGAACCAACTTGCTTCTCAAGAAAATGAATCTGTTCGCCTGATGGAACTTGTCGGGAAAATCACCGCATTTCGAGAATTAGAAGATCCATTGTCGTTTCAAAGGAAATTGCAGGACGAATGGACGCGGTGATCGTTTCCATGAATGGCGAACAATTCCTAAAGGAAAATCAAATCGAGCGGATTAAGCCTACGACGATTCCCAATAAGGCCAGATTTTCTCCCTCTTCTTTTGTGAAATGGATGGGTTGATAGGAAGGATTAGCCGGTTCGAGATAGACTTCGTTATTGCGGCGGCGCAATCGCTTCACCGTGGCGTCGTCTTCCAAACGGGCGACGACGATGTCGCCGTCATCGGCGTTTTCCTGAGCGCGGACGACGACGATATCGCCGTCGAAGATTCCCGCGCCGGTCATGCTGTCTCCTCGCACTCGCAGGCCGAAGATGTCCAATTCGTCCTTGCGTCCGCCGAAGAACTGGGGATCGACGGATAACTCGTCTTCCCGCAGATCGGGCGAGGCAAGGCTGAATGGTCCGGCGGGCACTCGGCCTAGGATAGGCATGGAGCATGTACGTTTGGATTCCATCCTGTTTTCCCGAAATCCGATGCGCTTCAAGCCGCGCGACTTGCCCGGCTCGATTTCCACATAGCCCATTTTTTTCAAACGGTGAACGTGATAACGGGCGCCGTTAGTGGAGGCGATGGAAAACTTTTTACAGATTTCGCGCAAGGTGGGCGGGAAGCCGTGTTCCGCATTCATTTCATCGATATAATTCAATATTTCTTGTTGTTTGGCCGTCAGTTTCAACATGGCGCGCCTCCTTTGGCAGAGTGCTCCTATGTTCACTATTATAGATTGTTCATTTGTTCATTGCAAGAGAAATGGCACAATTTTCTTTGTATTTTTGACTGCTTGAGGCTAATGCAAAATGGATAAAGTTTACACTACAATTCTCCCCCCAAGTTTGGGGGGAGTTAGAGGGGGGTTGACTTTATTAGGCTTAAGGCAACCCCCTCCTAACCTCCCCCATGCTTGGGGGAGGAATAATGGAATTTTGCACGAGGCTCTGTTTTTCCAAAATAAGCGCGTTTGTTGTCAAAAATCAGGGCAGGCGAAAGTCGTCGCGCGCCGCTCGGCTCCGTTCACAACGGTAGACCGGTGGAATAGCGGAATTATGATGAATCGGAAAATTGAACGCGAGGAGGATTCGATTCGGAGCGAACCGAAGTCGATCGTTGGATATTCATGAAAGAACGCATCCGGCATATTCTTTTTCATCGGCATTTGGTTTGGGAATTTTTGCGCAGAGACCTTCAAGCTCGATACATCGGCTCGGCGATGGGATTCTTCTGGTCCGTCGTCAATCCACTAATTCTCTTATTGGTGTACACTTTCGTATTTGGATATATTTTCAGAGCGAAATACGAAGTCATGGGATTCGACGCGGGAGGCGCTTCGCCGGCGCTGTATATTTTCTGCGGCCTCTTGCCGTGGTATGCATTGCAGGAATCTCTCATCCGCTCTACGACGTGCATTGTGGACAACGCCCATCTCATCAAGCAGGTGCGGTTTCCGGCGAAGGTTCTTCCCTTCTACCTAACGTTGTCCAGCATCGTGAACCAATTGATCGGCACCGCGATTTTCCTATTGTTCCTGATTCCCCTTTCGCACAAGGCGCCGATTTCGTTGTTGGCGTTGCCGATAGTATTTGGATTGGAGATCGTTTTGTTTTTGGGATTGGGATTGTTGTTCGCCACGCTGAACGTTTACCTGCGGGACATCGGTCCCTTGGTGAGCATCGGGCTGATGATTCTGATGTGGTCGGCGCCGATTTTCTATACCCTCGCGATGGAAACTCTCCAAGATAGTCGAACCCTTCAATTATTCATTCAAGCCAATCCATTGACTTATTTCATTACGA is part of the Candidatus Omnitrophota bacterium genome and encodes:
- the lexA gene encoding transcriptional repressor LexA, producing the protein MLKLTAKQQEILNYIDEMNAEHGFPPTLREICKKFSIASTNGARYHVHRLKKMGYVEIEPGKSRGLKRIGFRENRMESKRTCSMPILGRVPAGPFSLASPDLREDELSVDPQFFGGRKDELDIFGLRVRGDSMTGAGIFDGDIVVVRAQENADDGDIVVARLEDDATVKRLRRRNNEVYLEPANPSYQPIHFTKEEGENLALLGIVVGLIRSI
- a CDS encoding ABC transporter permease; protein product: MKERIRHILFHRHLVWEFLRRDLQARYIGSAMGFFWSVVNPLILLLVYTFVFGYIFRAKYEVMGFDAGGASPALYIFCGLLPWYALQESLIRSTTCIVDNAHLIKQVRFPAKVLPFYLTLSSIVNQLIGTAIFLLFLIPLSHKAPISLLALPIVFGLEIVLFLGLGLLFATLNVYLRDIGPLVSIGLMILMWSAPIFYTLAMETLQDSRTLQLFIQANPLTYFITIHHKIMLQGVWPSWNHWMILGGIAAMALALGYWLFTRCHQEFADLI
- a CDS encoding addiction module protein; the encoded protein is MTANRKEIENEAMKLSLNERAALAEKFLLSLNAPSEIENLQLWVNEAECRLKELRDEAAKAVPAEEVFRRAIAAIS